A portion of the Penaeus monodon isolate SGIC_2016 chromosome 28, NSTDA_Pmon_1, whole genome shotgun sequence genome contains these proteins:
- the LOC119591212 gene encoding titin-like — MKNLIPLHTQKNVRYSCQPGTFNSSSTADILIPLHSQRTFPTAQRNLIPSPTSLRILILFQQQEEPSKAKETLIPLSTAEILILPSNARNFPPNLIPLPQSENLLPLPQPENTVPLSQPENVIPRPQPEAPITLIPLTHQRKLNSGGLFHSKPKIIALSTARETQFLFNTLQNSFLFHSQRTPLRSSFLFLSQRTSCTLPQLENLVPLPQPENPHRLFSQPDTPHSLFCPENLILLTQPETPILVAQQENLIPLLQPGTPIPLQSENLVPLLQTETESLVLLPQPEKLIPLPVPDTSIPLLQVENLIFLTQPEAPIPLQNRRFSFLLRNYIPLSQPDNLVPFLQPENLILLTQPETSILFSHPENLIPLPQPENFILNQQPYNLNTLSQPVTTIPFLQLESFIPLQQTDMPILRLQAENPIPLMQPETLILLSQLENLIPLPHPDTPIPLPQLEKITTIPQPENFIPLPQPENLIHLLQQENLIPLLLLPFSQPENMIPLLQPDIPVPIQQLENFVPLPQKEDLENLISLTQPENPNTLPQPMNLMPLTQPETPIPLLQPDTPIPLSQLENRVPLPQHGNRIPLQQTEDLSQQENQIPLPRPANLIPLLQSEHLIILPQPETFVLFPQPENLVPLPQPYNLTPLLQSKTQILFPQPENHIPRPDNLVPLPQPENFILLTQPETFIPLSYPENFIPLPQPEDLNLIQQSNNLIPLSQPETPILQQGNLISIPEMIIPLPQQMKFITLPQPENVVPLLQCENILPFLQPDTLIPLPQPENLIPLPLRDTPIPFPQLENLSHIPRPQNLIPLPQPENLIPLTQPDNSITLPQPEIPIHLPQLKNLIPQTQLENFINFPQPVSIPLLQQDLIRLPLPENSILLSQPENLIPLLQPDTPIPLLHVENLISLTQPEGPIPLPQPENLIPPPHPDTPIPLPQLGNLTPIPQPENLIPLIQPSNLVPLPQLENFVPLPQPENHIPLPQSENLILLPQPKNLPPLPQPENLTLCELFIPLLQPEYLIPLQQPETPIRHAQPENLIPLLQSENVFAVSQPENLIPLLQLDTPIPLPQLDSLLLFPQQENLVSLPQPDNLIPLPQVENLIPLPQPQNLVSLLQPKNLIPLTQPENLVPVLSPETFIPLPQLESLIPLLQPENDFSFQQTENLPLPHPRSLFSLSQLKNIPLTYPGTTIPLTLPQTLIPLLQPDDLIPLPQPKIPIPLLQPEYLFPLTQSESPIPLLQPENLTPLLQSETPIPLPANLILLPQANNFVPPPKPENGSLLSQPENLIPLLQLEPDIPIPLPQPENLIPQTQLENFISIPHPETPIPLLQQENLIPLRLPENGIPLSQPENLIPLLQPDTPILIPQPENHIALPQSENLILLPQPKNLPPLPQPENLTPQSQTETLIPLPQTENPIPLSHSEYLITLLQPEYLIPLQQPDTTIPLAQPENLIPFLQPENVLAQPENLILLLQPENFISIPQPDNLTPLSQLESLIPLPQLENNVPLPEPAAPMPFPQLVNLLPFPQPQNLIPLPQPENFIPFLQPENLTLLPQSTNLIPLPQPKNLIPLPQSENLAPLLQPENLVTLPQPENLSPLLHQQIFITFLQSENFIPLPQPETPIIFPLPVNLLPLPQPQNLIPLPQLETPIPLLQPKNLILLLQPENLVPIPQPENLIHSPQPENLIPLPQPETPIPFPQPVNLDPLPQSENLIPLPQKETLIPSTDPYSCFTAKEPHPHSTDIQSATRLNPLDTITDRHPRELHFPSTITFALSAATFLRVTATAIGCS, encoded by the exons ATGAAGAATCTTATTCCTCTCCACACTCAGAAAAATGTTCGTTACTCTTGCCAGCCTGGAACTTTCAATTCCTCTTCAACAGCAGACATCCTAATTCCTCTTCACAGCCAGAGAACCTTCCCCACCGCCCAAAGGAACCTCATTCCCTCACCCACATCCCTGAGAATCCTCATTCTCTTTCAACAGCAAGAGGAACCTTCCAAAGCTAAAGAAACTCTCATCCCTCTGTCCACAGCAGAGATCCTTATTCTTCCTTCCAACGCTCGAAACTTT CCTCCAAACCTCATTCCTCTTCCACAGTCAGAaaacctccttcctcttccacagcCAGAGAACACCGTTCCTCTTTCACAACCCGAGAACGTCATTCCTCGTCCACAGCCAGAGGCCCCCATTACCCTTATTCCTCTTACACA CCAAAGAAAACTCAACTCTGGGGGGCTCTTCCACTCCAAGCCCAAAATTATTGCTCTTTCTACAGCAAGAGAAACTCAATTCCTCTTCAACACCCTGCAAAACTCATTCCTCTTCCACAGCCAGAGaacccc ACTGCggtcctcattcctcttcctcagcCAGAGAACCTCATGCACTCTTCCACAGCTAGAGAACCTTGTACCTCTTCCACAGCCGGAGAACCCCCACCGCCTGTTTTCACAACCAGATACACCTCATTCACTCTTCTGC CCAGAGAACCTAATTCTGCTAACACAACCAGAGACTCCCATTCTCGTTGCACAGCAGGAGAACCTTATTCCTCTTCTACAGCCTGGTACCCCAATTCCTCTGCAGTCAGAGAACCTTGTTCCTCTactacagacagagacagagagtctTGTCCTTCTTCCACAACCAGAGAAACTCATTCCTCTTCCAGTCCCAGACACCTCCATTCCTCTTTTACAGGTAGAGAACCTCATATTTCTAACACAACCAGAGGCCCCCATTCCTCTTCAGAACCGGAGATTCTCATTCCTCCTCCG GAACTATATTCCACTTTCACAACCAGATAACCTAGTTCCTTTTCTACAACCAGAGAACCTCATACTTCTAACACAGCCAGAGACCTCCATTCTATTTTCACACCCAGAAAACCTCATTCCTCTTCCACAGCCAGAGAACTTCATTCTTAATCAACAGCCATACAACCTCAATACTCTTTCACAGCCAGTGACCACTATTCCCTTTCTACAGCTAGAGAGCTTCATTCCTCTTCAACAGACAGACATGCCTATTCTTCGTTTACAGGCCGAGAATCCCATTCCTCTAATGCAACCAGAAACCCTCATCCTTCTTTCACAACTAGAGAATCTCATTCCTCTTCCGCACCCAGACACCCCTATTCCCCTTCCACAGCTAGAGAAAATCACAACTATTCCACAGCCAGAGAACTTCATTCCTCTTCCACAGCCAGAGAACCTTATTCATCTTCTACAGCAAGAGAACCTAATTCCTCTTCTACTCCTTCCTTTTTCACAGCCTGAGAACATGATTCCTCTCCTACAGCCAGACATCCCAGTTCCTATTCAACAACTAGAGAACTTTGTTCCCCTTCCACAGAAAGAGGAC CTAGAGAACCTCATTTCTCTTACACAGCCAGAGAACCCCAATACTCTTCCTCAACCCATGAACCTCATGCCGCTAACACAGCCAGAGACCCCTATTCCTCTTCTACAGCCAGATACACCAATTCCTCTTTCACAGCTAGAGAACCGTGTTCCTCTTCCACAGCATGGGAACCGCATTCCTCTTCAACAGACAGAGGATCTTTCACAACAAGAGAACCAAATTCCTCTTCCACGGCCTGCAAACCTCATTCCTCTTCTACAGTCAGAGCACCTCATCATTCTTCCACAGCCAGAAACATTTGTACTTTTTCCACAGCCAGAGAACCTTGTACCTCTGCCACAGCCATATAACCTCACACCTCTTCTACAATCAAAGACCCAAATTCTTTTTCCACAGCCAGAGAACCATATTCCTCGACCAGATAACCTTGTTCCTCTCCCGCAACCAGAGAACTTCATTCTTTTAACACAGCCAGAGACCTTCATTCCTCTTTCATACCCAGAAAACTTCATTCCTCTTCCACAGCCAGAGGACCTCAATCTTATTCAACAGTCAAATAACCTCATTCCTCTTTCACAACCAGAGACCCCCATTCTACAGCAAGGAAACCTTATTTCTATTCCAGAGATGATTATTCCTCTTCCACAGCAAATGAAATTTATTACTCTTCCACAGCCAGAGAATGTTGTTCCTCTTTTGCAGTGTGAGaacattcttccttttctccagcCAGATACCTTAATTCCTCTTCCACAACCAGAGAACCTCATTCCTCTTCCACTACGAGACACCCCCATTCCATTTCCACAGTTAGAGAACCTCAGTCATATTCCACGTCCACAAAACCTTATTCCTCTTCCACAACCTGAGAACCTCATTCCCCTAACACAGCCAGACAACTCCATTACTCTTCCACAGCCAGAGATTCCCATTCATCTTCCACAGCTAAAGAACCTTATTCCTCAAACACAGCTAGAGAACTTTATTAATTTTCCACAGCCAGTCTCTATTCCTCTTCTGCAACAAGACCTTATTCGTCTCCCATTACCAGAGAACAGCATTCTTCTTTCACAGCCTGAGAACCTTATTCCTCTTCTACAGCCAGACACTCCAATTCCTCTTTTACATGTAGAGAACCTCATTTCTCTAACACAACCAGAAGGCCCCATCCCTCTTCCACAACCAGAGAATCTCATTCCTCCTCCACACCCAGACACCCCTATTCCCCTTCCACAGCTAGGGAACCTAACTCCTATTCCACAGCCAGAGAACCTCATTCCTCTTATACAGCCTTCGAACCTTGTTCCTCTTCCACAGTTAGAGAACTTCGTTCCTCTTCCACAGCCAGAGAACCATATTCCTCTTCCACAGTCAGAGAACCTCATTCTTCTTCCACAGCCAAAaaacctccctcctcttccacaacCAGAGAATCTCACT CTGTGCGAATTATTCATTCCTCTTCTACAGCCAGAGTACCTCATTCCTCTTCAACAGCCAGAGACCCCCATTCGCCATGCACAGCCAGAGAACCTTATTCCTCTTTTGCAGTCTGAGAACGTCTTTGCTGTTTCACAACCTGAAAACCTCATTCCTCTTCTACAGCTAGATACCCCAATTCCTCTTCCACAGCTAGATAGCCTCCTACTTTTTCCACAGCAAGAAAACCTCGTTTCTCTTCCACAGCCGGACAACCTCATTCCTCTTCCACAAGTAGAGAACCTCATTCCTCTTCCACAGCCACAGAACCTTGTTTCTCTTCTACAGCCAAAGAACCTCATTCCTCTTACACAGCCAGAAAACCTCGTTCCTGTTCTATCTCCAGAAACCTTCATTCCTCTTCCACAACTAGAAAGCCTCATTCCTCTTCTACAACCAGAGAATGATTTTTCCTTCCAACAAACAGAGAACCTCCCTCTTCCACACCCAAGgagcctcttttctctttcacaatTAAAAAACATTCCTCTAACATATCCTGGGACCACAATTCCTCTTACTCTGCCACAGACCCTCATTCCTCTTCTACAGCCAGACgatctcattcctcttcctcagcCAAAGATCCCCATTCCTCTTCTACAACCAGAGTACCTCTTTCCATTAACACAGTCAGagtcccccattccccttctacAACCAGAGAACCTCACTCCTCTTCTACAGTCTGAGACCCCAATTCCTCTTCCTGCGAACCTCATTCTTCTTCCACAGGCAAATAACTTTGTTCCTCCTCCAAAACCAGAGAACGGTAGCCTTCTTTCACAGCCAGAGAACCTCATTCCTCTTCTACAACTAGAGCCAGATAtccccattcctcttccacaGCCAGAGAACCTTATTCCTCAAACACAGCTAGAGAACTTTATTAGTATTCCACATCCAGAGACCCCTATTCCTCTTCTGCAGCAAGAGAACCTTATTCCTCTCCGACTACCAGAAAACGGTATTCCTCTTTCACAGCCTGAGAACCTCATTCCTCTTCTACAACCAGACACCCCAATTCTTATTCCACAGCCAGAGAACCATATTGCTCTTCCGCAGTCAGAGAACCTCATTCTTCTTCCACAGCCAAAgaacctccctcctcttccacaacCAGAGAATCTTACTCCTCAATCACAGACAGAGACTCTGATTCCTCTTCCACAGACAGAGAATCCCATTCCTCTTTCACATTCAGAATACCTTATTACTCTTCTTCAGCCAGAGTACCTCATTCCTCTTCAACAGCCAGACACCACCATTCCTCTTGCACAGCCAGAGAACCTTATTCCTTTTTTGCAGCCTGAGAATGTCTTGGCACAACCTGAAAACCTCATTCTTCTTCTACAGCCAGAGAATTTCATCTCCATTCCACAGCCGGACAACCTAACTCCTCTTTCACAATTAGAAAGCCTCATTCCTCTTCCACAACTAGAGAACAACGTTCCTCTTCCAGAGCCTGCGGCCCCAATGCCTTTTCCACAACTAGTGaacctccttccttttccacaGCCACAGAACCTCATTCCTCTTCCACAGCCAGAGaatttcattccttttctacaGCCTGAGAACCTTACTCTTCTTCCACAGTCTACGAACCTCATTCCTCTTCCACAGCCAAAGAATCTCATTCCTCTTCCACAGTCAGAGAACCTCGCTCCTCTCCTACAACCAGAGAACCTCGTTACTCTTCCACAGCCAGAgaacctctctcctcttctgcacCAACAGATCTTCATTACTTTTCTACAGTCAGAGAACTTCATTCCTCTTCCACAGCCAGAGACCCCAATTATTTTTCCACTACCAGTGAACCTCCTTCCACTTCCACAGCCACAGAACTTAATTCCTCTTCCACAGCTAGAG
- the LOC119591213 gene encoding titin-like (The sequence of the model RefSeq protein was modified relative to this genomic sequence to represent the inferred CDS: added 3 bases not found in genome assembly), with amino-acid sequence MSDPRARFLGVYILLLSWQLALVPIVSGKHPDAPPLPQPRPKPPFSTSVHQVEAGLANETQEATTDLPSSRLYSLAWLRCRKPVADSPNFAPQALAKNVPLVSSVNHTAKKELTSPIALSFSPVSVSAPSHTTSPFTNNLGDTTTTLYSPPSSAVQYYVDGYFPAPFAFPLPATVTLSPANTEQFSPDLKPHNQSNIALLNKPHSLSAEKVSSIPKPHPPNTEHISPSPKPCSTDDEHVSQAFLSNAHKKPSSDFLTPSPNSKSLSPSYVPQTLGTENLVQATTFIPSSVIFHSPDIDIPPPLKTESVVPSSSVVQPTVPVTFSPPAVSLSGNPALNLHTHTHLTLLNPNIFLIQPCLNKHVPVVHQAKSQHDRAWPKMQSEVYQAIPLIQPQNIILFPGLPHVENLTVTPSAEYTPLPQGLIPLSQPETPIPLSQPETPIPLPKPEKLILLLYPENSLLFPENLVPLPQPEIPIPLPQPETPISLLQPKNLVSLPWPEKLLPFPQSETPILFPKPENLISLPQPENFVPISQPENIISLSQPKNIVVLAHKETNIPHPEPEILLPLPQPENLNLLPKPENLILLPQPENLVTLHQQEIFIPILQPETPIPLPQPENLVLLHSQKPPILFQSQKILFHTPENLIPLPQPENHIPLPQLESPIPLPILRTFYSSSPENLVPLPQPEDLVPLPQLEDLVPLPQPENLIPLPQLQNPVPPPEPENLLPLTQPETLISFPQPENIVVLPHTKTSIPHPQPENFFPLPQPENLVLPIPDNFVPLPLPDYLLPLTQPEIPIPLLQPENLISISHPETSIPLPEPENLISPTQAENPIPFPQPETPNPFPKPEDLISLSQPENLVPLPQLETPIPLPQTENPFPLPKPGNLHPLPQPKNVVPLPQQENLVPLPQPENHIPLPQPESPHFPSSSILRGPRILLSPENLVRLPQPEDLFPLPQLENLVPLPQPENLVPFPQPENLVPLPQTETPNPLPKLENLISLSQPENIPRTSKPLFPNKGLCVPASHSQRTSLSSSTAQRTFFFHKQKLSISSHQPKENLITLQRSENPFLSPQPEKPRSLLQNQKPPASSTAQDSFILPPQPENLRGVFLSKSENLVPPPQPENFPYTPETPNNFVPLPQPENLIPISQPETPIPLLQPENHIPLPQPESPVPRPKPENLILLPHPENLFTLHKIENLISFRHPGNPIPLSQPKNLIPLLQQENLIPLPQLENLITLPQLETTTDPLSHPRNSIPLPQQKNFIPLSQPDNLLQTDTRILLPQPKNIISLIQPEYLTHLSQPVNLIPLPQPGNLVLLPQIGNHNPLPKPENLIPLAQAENPIPLLQKGNFVPLQQPDNFITIPQPEILIPHLQPENVIPLSQPENMIPLLHSDISGAFPQLENLVSFPQPENLLPLPQHENLNALSQSENFPQPENLIPFLKPANHIPLSQSETPIPLPQPENLIPLIQQETPIPFPQKSKLIPLIQPESFINLTQPVMPIPLPQEKNLILFLQSENLSPLPQLENVFPLQQSEFHNRQPEILIPLPQPENLPQLENLILLTQKEIPILLPQPENPVPLPQPENIILYPQPETPILLPQQEKLITFPQPEDVIPLSQPENFIPLLQPDTLIHFHSKTFSPQIFLPLPHSDNLFPHSWPENPIHLSQPENLVLIPKPENPVPLPQHENLFLLTQSETPITLKQQENIISLPHPENFITLLQPDTSIHFPQAENLVPLPQPENFITLPHPESFILLPQPEYLVSLPKSENFILFPQSKTPIPHPRPENHIPLPQLENFIPIPQSENFIPFPRPKTLILLPKNPVPSSKTLEFSPLTKPDTLSFIFPQQENRRSLLQQPEELHFLFPQFKNFYSSPMAENLHPSFADKTLILIPNPRPIPHLSLKPYPLPKKTGEPHSYSQSEEHHSSSDSENLIPSPTSLRPSPPSFSTAIEPSPS; translated from the exons TCTGACCCTAGAGCTCGATTCTTGGGCGTTTATATACTACTGTTATCGTGGCAGCTTGCTCTCGTACCAATCGTATCTGGTAAACACCCTGATGCGCCGCCATTACCTCAACCCCGCCCGAAGCCTCCTTTCTCAACCTCAGTACATCAGGTAGAAGCTGGTCTGGCAAATGAGACTCAAGAAGCCACCACAGATCTACCTTCATCCCGTCTTTACTCTCTCGCATGGTTAAGATGCCGGAAGCCTGTTGCAGATTCGCCAAACTTTGCACCCCAAGCCTTAGCTAAAAACGTCCCTTTAGTCTCCAGTGTAAATCACACAGCAAAAAAAGAACTTACTTCCCCGattgctctctccttttcccctgtttctgtctctgccccCTCGCATACCACGTCTCCCTTTACAAATAATTTAGGTGACACCACAACCACCCTATATTCCCCTCCTTCGTCTGCTGTGCAATACTATGTAGATGGATATTTTCCAGCCCCTTTTGCATTTCCCCTCCCGGCCACTGTGACTCTCTCGCCTGCAAACACTGAGCAATTCTCCCCAGATCTTAAGCCCCACAATCAAAGTAACATCGCCCTACTAAATAAGCCCCACTCCCTAAGCGCTGAAAAAGTCTCATCAATTCCCAAGCCCCATCCTCCAAACACTGAACATATTTCCCCAAGTCCTAAGCCTTGCTCTACAGACGATGAACACGTCTCACAAGCCTTTTTGTCTAATGCCCATAAAAAGCCTTCTTCAGATTTTCTAACCCCCTCTCCAAATAGTAAAAGTCTTTCCCCATCTTACGTGCCTCAGACCTTAGGCACTGAGAACCTCGTCCAAGCTACAACCTTTATACCATCCTCGGTTATATTTCATTCACCTGATATTGAtatccctccccctttaaaaacgGAATCAGTTGTTCCTTCTTCCTCAGTAGTTCAACCAACGGTACCTGTTACCTTTTCTCCACCTGCAGTTTCTCTTTCGGGAAACCCTGCCCTAAACCTCCATACTCACACACATCTAACATTGTTAAATCCAAACATTTTTCTCATACAGCCGTGCTTAAACAAACATGTTCCTGTGGTTCACCAAGCCAAGTCACAGCATGACAGAGCTTGGCCGAAGATGCAAAGTGAAGTATATCAAGCCATACCTCTTATACAGCCACAGAACATCATTTTGTTTCCTGGCCTTCCACATGTAGAAAACCTCACCGTTACTCCAAGTGCAGAATACACTCCTCTTCCACAGGGCCTCATTCCTCTTTCACAGCCAGAAACCCCCATTCCTCTTTCACAGCCAGAAACCCCCATTCCTCTTCCAAAGCCAGAGAagctcattcttcttctttatcctgaGAACTCGTTACTCTTC CCAGAAAACCTCGTTCCTCTTCCACAGCCAGAAATTCCCATTCCTCTTCCACAGCCAGAAACTCCCATTTCTCTTCTACAGCCAAAGAACCTCGTTTCGCTTCCATGGCCAGAGaagctccttccttttcctcagtCAGAAACTCCCATTCTTTTTCCAAAGCCAGAGAACCTCATTTCTCTTCCACAGCCAGAGAACTTCGTTCCTATTTCACAGCCAGAGAATATAATTTCTCTTTCACAGCCAAAGAACATCGTTGTTCTTGCACATAAAGAGACCAATATCCCTCAtccagagccagagatcctccttcctcttccacagcCAGAGAATCTCAATCTTCTTCCAAAGCCAGAGaacctcattcttcttcctcaacCTGAGAACCTTGTTACTCTTCATCAGCAAGAAATCTTCATTCCCATTTTACAGCCAGAGACTCCCATTCCTCTCCCACAGCCAGAGAACCTCGTTCTCCTCCACAGCCAGAAACCCCCAATCCTCTTCCAAAGCCAGAAAATCCTCTTCCACACA CCAGAGAACCTCATTCCTCTTCCACAGCCAGAGAACCATATTCCTCTTCCACAGCTAGAGAGCCCCATTCCTCTTCCCATCCTGAGAACCTTTTACTCTTCATCA CCAGAGAACCTCGTTCCTCTTCCACAGCCAGAGGACCTCGTTCCTCTTCCACAGCTAGAGGACCTCGTTCCTCTTCCACAGCCAGAGAATCTTATTCCTCTCCCACAGCTACAGAACCCTGTTCCTCCTCCAGAACCAGAGAACCTCCTTCCTCTTACACAGCCAGAGACTCTAATTTCTTTTCCACAGCCAGAGAACATCGTTGTTCTTCCACATACAAAGACAAGTATCCCTCATCCACAGCCAGAAaacttctttcctcttccacaGCCAGAGAATCTTGTACTTCCAATCCCAGACAACTTCGTTCCTCTTCCACTGCCAGATTACCTCCTTCCTCTTACACAGCCAGAAATCCCCATTCCTCTACTGCAACCAGAGAACCTCATTTCTATTTCACACCCAGAGACTTCCATTCCTCTTCCAGAGCCAGAGAACCTCATTTCCCCAACACAGGCAGAGAATCCCATTCCCTTTCCACAACCAGAAACCCCCAATCCTTTTCCAAAGCCAGAGGATCTAATTTCTCTTTCACAGCCAGAGAACCTCGTTCCTCTTCCACAGTTAGAAAcccccattcctcttccacaGACAGAgaatccctttcctcttccaaagCCAGGAAACCTTCATCCTCTTCCACAGCCCAAGAACGTTGTTCCTCTTCCACAACAAGAGAATTTGGTTCCTCTTCCACAGCCAGAGAACCATATTCCTCTTCCACAGCCAGAGAgcccccattttccctcttcctcaatcCTGAGAGGTCCCCGTATTCTTTTATCA CCAGAGAACCTCGTTCGTCTTCCACAGCCAGAGgacctctttcctcttccacagCTAGAGAACCTCGTTCCTCTTCCACAGCCAGAAAACCTCGTTCCCTTTCCACAGCCAGAGAATCTCGTTCCTCTTCCACAGACAGAAACCCCCAATCCTCTTCCAAAGCTAGAGAATCTAATTTCTCTTTCACAGCCAGAGAAcatc CCTAGAACATCGAAACCTCTTTTCCCCAACAAGGGACTTTGCGTTCCTGCTTCCCACAGCCAGAGAACATCGTTGTCCTCCTCCACAGCCCAGAGAACATTCTTCTTCCACAAGCAGAAactctccatttcttctcaccAACCCAAAGAAAACCTCATTACTCTTCAACGTTCAGAGAACCCGTTCCTCTCCCCACAGCCAGAGAAACCCCGTTCCCTCCTCCAGAACCAGAAACCTCCTGCCTCTTCAACTGCCCAAGATAGCTTTATTCTTCCTCCACAGCCAGAGAACCTCCGGGGGGTTTTTCTTTCAAAGTCAGAGAACCTTGTTCCTCCTCCACAGCCAGAAAACTTCCCTTACACGCCAGAGACCCCCA ACAACTTCGTTCCTCTTCCACAGCCAGAGAACCTCATTCCTATTTCACAGCCAGAGACTCCCATTCCTCTTCTACAGCCAGAGAACCATATTCCTCTTCCACAGCCAGAGAGCCCCGTTCCTCGTCCAAAGCCAGAgaatctcattcttcttcctcatcctgaGAACCTTTTTACTCTTCATAAGATTGAGAACCTCATTTCCTTTCGACATCCAGGCAACCCCATCCCTCTTTCACAGCCAAAGAACCTCATTCCTCTTCTACAGCAAGAGAACCTTATTCCTCTTCCACAGTTAGAGAACTTGATTACTCTTCCACAACTAGAGACTACTACTGATCCTCTTTCACATCCACGTAACTCAATTCCACTTCCACAGCAAAAGAACTTCATTCCTCTGTCACAACCTGACAACCTTCTACAGACAGACACCCGAATTCTTCTTCCACAGCCAAAGAACATCATTTCTCTTATTCAGCCAGAGTATCTCACTCATCTTTCACAGCCTGTGAACCTCATTCCTCTTCCACAGCCAGGGAACCTTGTTCTTCTTCCACAGATAGGGAACCATAATCCTCTTCCAAAACCAGAGAACCTCATTCCTCTGGCACAAGCAGAGAATCCCATTCCTCTTCTGCAAAAAGGTAACTTTGTACCTCTTCAACAGCCAGACAACTTCATTACTATTCCACAGCCAGAGATCCTTATTCCTCATCTCCAGCCAGAAAACGTCATCCCTCTTTCACAACCAGAGAACATGATTCCTCTTCTACATTCAGACATCTCAGGTGCTTTTCCACAACTAGAGAACCTCGTTTCTTTTCCACAGCCAGAgaacctccttcctcttccacagcATGAGAACCTCAATGCTCTTTCACAATCAGAGAACTTTCCACAGCCAGAGAACCTTATTCCTTTTCTAAAACCTGCCAATCATATTCCTCTTTCACAGTCAGAGACCCCCATTCCTCTGCCACAGCCAGAGAACCTCATTCCTCTAATACAGCAAGAgacccccattccctttccacaAAAAAGTAAACTTATTCCTCTTATACAGCCAGAAAGCTTCATTAATCTTACCCAGCCAGTGATGCCTATTCCCCTTCCACAGGAAAAGaaccttattctttttttacagtCAGAGAACCTCAGTCCTCTTCCTCAGCTGGAGAACGTATTTCCCCTTCAACAGTCAGAATTCCACAATCGACAGCCAGAGatccttattcctcttccacAGCCAGAAAACCTTCCACAGCTGGAGAACCTCATTCTTCTAACACAGAAAGAAATCCCCATTCTTCTTCCACAACCAGAGAACCCTGTTCCTCTTCCACAACCTGAGAACATCATTCTTTATCCACAGCCAGAGACCCCCATTCTTCTTCCACAGCAAGAGAAACTTATTACTTTTCCACAACCAGAAGATGTCATTCCTCTCTCACAGCCAGAGAACTTCATTCCTCTTCTACAGCCAGACACCTTAATTCATTTCCACagcaaaaccttttccccccaaattttccttcctcttccacatTCAGACAACCTCTTTCCTCACTCATGGCCTGAAAACCCCATTCATCTCTCACAGCCAGAGAACCTTGTTCTTATTCCAAAGCCAGAAAACCCTGTTCCTCTTCCACAGCACGAGAACCTCTTTCTTCTAACACAGTCAGAGACCCCCATTACTCTTAAACAGCAAGAGAACATTATTTCTCTTCCACACCCAGAGAACTTCATTACTCTTTTACAGCCAGACACCTCAATTCATTTTCCACAGGCAGAGAACCTCGTTCCTCTTCCACAGCCTGAGAACTTTATTACTCTTCCACACCCAGAGAGCTTCATTCTTCTTCCCCAGCCAGAGTACCTTGTTTCTCTTCCAAAGTCAGAGAACTTCATTCTTTTTCCACAGTCAAAGACCCCAATTCCTCATCCACGGCCTGAGAACCATATTCCTCTTCCTCAACTAGAGAACTTCATTCCTATTCCACAATCAGAGAATTTCATTCCTTTCCCACGGCCTAAGACCCTCATTCTTCT TCCCAAGAACCCCGTTCCGTCTTCCAAAACCCTAGAATTTAGTCCTCTAACAAAG CCAGACACCCTTAGTTTCATTTTTCCACAGCAAGAGAACCGTCGTTCCCTCCTCCAACAGCCTGAAGaacttcatttcctcttcccacAGTTCAAGAATTTTTATTCCTCTCCCATGGCCGAGAACCTCCATCCCTCTTTCGCAGACAAGACCCTCATTCTTATTCCAAA CCCAAGACCCATACCTCATCTCAGCCTGAAACCATACCCTCTTCCCAAAAAAACTGGAGAACCTCATTCCTATTCACAATCAGAAGAACATCATTCTTCTTCAGATTCAGAGAACCTTATTCCCTCTCCTACAAGCCTGAgaccctcacctccctctttttCCACAGCCATAGAACCTTCCCCCAGCTAA